The genomic region CCGGCGGCAAACGCCGAGTGCCCGCCCACCTTCTTACCGAACTCAAATCTCGCATCAGCAAAAATCAAGCGCGGCAAGAATCACCTTGACCGCCCCCATACCCAACACCAACAATGCACACTATTCTGATTGTCGACGATGAGCCCAACTACCAAATTGTCCTAGGAGAATTCCTCAAAGACGAAGGCTTTGAGACTATGACTGCCGATAACGGTCAACAAGCCCTCGATTTGGTAAAAAACAATGACATCAACCTGGTAATTACCGACATGCAGATGCCCGGCATGGACGGCTTCGCCCTGCTTCAGGCAATCAAGGAATTCAGCGGCACTATTCCGGTTATCATGATTACCGCTTATGGTGAAGTGGAGAAAGCAGTTCGCGCCATGCAGCTCGGGGCTTTCAATTATTTAACCAAGCCCTTCAATACCGAAGAGCTTCTGGCCTGCGCCAACAAGGCCATCGAACACTACTCACTTGCCCAGGAGAACCAGCGACTACAGAAGGAGATAAGCAAACGCTACCGTTTTGATCAGCTCATTGGCAAAAACAAATCCATGCTCCAACTTTACAACCTTATCGAACGGGTAGCACCGACCCAGTCCACCGTTCTGATTACTGGCGAATCTGGGACCGGCAAAGAGCTAGTCGCCCGGGCCATTCATTACAACAGCACCAGGAACACAGCGCCATTTATCTCAGTAAATTGCGCCGCACTGCCTGAAGCACTCCTTGAAAGCGAGTTTTTCGGCCACGAACGGGGGGCATTTACCGGCGCCGTTGCCATGCGCAAAGGAAAATTTGAGGCAGCTGACACCGGCACCATTTTTCTCGATGAAATAGGAGACATGCCCCTGTCCCTCCAGGCCAAACTGCTCCGGGTAATTCAAGAAAAAACATTTGAACGAATCGGCGCCAACAAAACCATCCAAGTGGATGTCCGAATTGTTGCGGCCACCAACAAAGACTTAAAAGACGAAGTAGCGCAAGGAACCTTCCGCGAAGATCTCTACTATCGATTGAACGTTATTCACCTTCCCCTTCCCCCCTTACGAGAACGTCAAGACGATATTCCAATCCTGGCTGAGCACTTCGTAAGAAAATATGCTTCCCAAAGTGGTAGACCCAATCTGACCATTGCGCAACAGACCTTACGCTTTCTTACCACGCTCCCATGGGATGGCAATGTCAGAGAACTCGAAAACACCATCGAACGAGCGACAGTCCTCTGCCAGGGACCAGTGATCGAGCCCGAAGATGTCCAACCTCTGTCCGGAGTTGTTTCTAGCAGTGAAGAGAATTACGTCAATCTGAACCTTGATCTGATCCCAGACGATGCCAAGCTAACCGATGTCTTAAATGAAATTGAAGGGAAAATGCTCAACAGAGCACTGGAGGAAACCAATTTCGTCCAGACTCAAGCCGCAAAAAAACTCGGGATCACCAAGAGCCTTCTGCAATACAAGATGAAAAAATTTCAGATCAAACGGTCGGACGGCTGAAGCAAAGGGTTATCAGGACACAAACACGCTTGGTAGTGAAATAACCACCAAGAAAATTTCTATAAAATTCATGAGCTACCCACCAGCCTGGGGGTTCACCCTCTTACTACGAGACAGAGTCCCCCAGCCTAGTTTATTCCGCAATATCTCGAAATACCCCTGACGCGAAGAACCGATCAATTGAAGAG from Desulfobulbaceae bacterium harbors:
- a CDS encoding sigma-54-dependent Fis family transcriptional regulator — encoded protein: MHTILIVDDEPNYQIVLGEFLKDEGFETMTADNGQQALDLVKNNDINLVITDMQMPGMDGFALLQAIKEFSGTIPVIMITAYGEVEKAVRAMQLGAFNYLTKPFNTEELLACANKAIEHYSLAQENQRLQKEISKRYRFDQLIGKNKSMLQLYNLIERVAPTQSTVLITGESGTGKELVARAIHYNSTRNTAPFISVNCAALPEALLESEFFGHERGAFTGAVAMRKGKFEAADTGTIFLDEIGDMPLSLQAKLLRVIQEKTFERIGANKTIQVDVRIVAATNKDLKDEVAQGTFREDLYYRLNVIHLPLPPLRERQDDIPILAEHFVRKYASQSGRPNLTIAQQTLRFLTTLPWDGNVRELENTIERATVLCQGPVIEPEDVQPLSGVVSSSEENYVNLNLDLIPDDAKLTDVLNEIEGKMLNRALEETNFVQTQAAKKLGITKSLLQYKMKKFQIKRSDG